A DNA window from Maribellus comscasis contains the following coding sequences:
- a CDS encoding alpha-galactosidase, giving the protein MSKLKKHNLHLSLSISVLFIFTVFGIFFIFCPLLSNECPSFPVADNDTYTIETKNTSLVFTGKHEGKFLFQYYGIKPDDLSQILTSGSGSGEEAYPTFGINCIAEKALYAIHSDGNVSTNLYLDAVETIRQGENVSLTKVKLYDNKYPFKVTLYYRSYFNEDVIESWTVISHTEKSPVTLNKFASFYMPVSSYTPWLSHFHGHWANEFNLFEEKLERGMKVIKNNNGIRGTRCDNPSFMLSLDGKPSEDKGDVIAGTLSWTGTYKISFDSDTKNKVNIIAGINDDVSRIVLKSGEEFETPAVILTYSREGKGQASRNLHRWARNYGIRDGHKERMILLNSWGGVYFDITEDKMLDMISDIAALGGELFVMDDGWFGNKYPRNDETTSLGDWMVNSGKLPNGLDPLIKKAKNEDIKFGIWLEPEMTNLKSELTEKHPDWIVHQPNRETVMGRGGSQMLLDLCKPEVQDFVYHTIHDLLVKHPGIAYIKWDANHYMTNIGSLAIQPNNQSRFYIEYYKGFQKTLDRIIAEHPDVVLQACASGGGRVTYGYLKYFHEFWTSDNSDALSRIYMQWGTSHIFPAINMASHVSASPNHQTGRELPLKFRFDVAMTGRLGLEMQPKDLSLEEWQFSENAIRSYKSIRDIVQFGDLYRLISPYENNGIASLMYVSPGKERAVFFAFNLEENLKYVNPPTRLRGLDPDKKYRITEINKASKQNLRYERQLFTGKFLMDIGLRVNMRKAYQSMVVKITEID; this is encoded by the coding sequence ATGTCGAAGTTAAAAAAGCATAATCTCCATCTATCTTTATCAATAAGTGTATTGTTTATATTTACTGTATTTGGGATATTTTTTATTTTTTGTCCGTTATTGAGCAATGAATGTCCTTCTTTTCCCGTAGCAGATAACGATACTTACACAATTGAGACAAAAAATACATCATTGGTTTTTACCGGAAAACATGAAGGTAAATTCCTATTTCAATATTACGGAATAAAACCTGATGATTTATCTCAAATTTTAACCAGTGGATCGGGGTCAGGAGAGGAAGCATACCCTACATTCGGGATCAACTGCATTGCAGAAAAAGCCCTGTATGCAATTCATTCAGATGGAAATGTCTCAACAAATTTATATCTCGATGCTGTGGAGACAATTAGACAAGGTGAGAATGTTAGCCTTACAAAAGTTAAATTGTACGATAACAAATACCCATTTAAAGTTACCCTGTATTACAGGTCTTATTTTAACGAGGATGTAATAGAGTCCTGGACTGTGATATCCCACACGGAAAAAAGCCCGGTGACACTAAATAAATTTGCATCGTTTTATATGCCTGTATCTTCCTATACTCCCTGGCTGAGCCATTTCCACGGGCATTGGGCCAACGAATTTAATTTATTCGAAGAGAAACTGGAAAGGGGTATGAAAGTAATTAAAAACAATAATGGTATTAGGGGTACCCGGTGCGATAACCCTTCGTTTATGCTAAGCCTTGATGGAAAACCTTCTGAAGACAAGGGGGACGTAATTGCCGGGACCCTTTCTTGGACGGGGACATACAAAATAAGCTTTGATTCAGATACAAAAAACAAGGTGAATATTATTGCCGGTATAAATGATGATGTTTCACGTATTGTTTTAAAAAGCGGGGAAGAATTCGAGACACCTGCAGTGATTTTAACCTATAGCAGAGAAGGTAAAGGTCAAGCCAGTAGGAATCTTCACCGATGGGCGCGAAACTATGGTATCAGAGATGGGCATAAGGAGCGAATGATCCTTTTAAATAGCTGGGGAGGGGTTTATTTTGATATTACAGAAGATAAAATGCTGGATATGATCAGTGATATTGCAGCATTAGGCGGCGAATTATTTGTAATGGACGACGGTTGGTTTGGAAACAAATACCCCCGAAATGATGAAACTACAAGCCTGGGAGATTGGATGGTAAATTCAGGGAAACTCCCAAATGGATTGGATCCTCTTATTAAAAAGGCAAAAAATGAAGATATAAAATTTGGGATATGGCTGGAACCAGAAATGACCAACCTGAAAAGCGAACTGACAGAAAAACATCCTGATTGGATCGTACATCAACCAAACCGCGAAACTGTTATGGGCAGAGGAGGTTCACAGATGTTACTAGACCTATGTAAGCCGGAAGTACAGGATTTTGTATATCATACTATTCACGACCTATTGGTAAAGCATCCCGGCATAGCCTATATTAAATGGGATGCCAACCATTATATGACCAATATTGGTTCATTGGCGATCCAGCCCAACAACCAATCCCGTTTTTATATTGAATACTACAAGGGATTTCAAAAAACACTGGATCGGATAATCGCAGAACATCCGGACGTAGTATTGCAGGCTTGTGCCAGTGGAGGGGGCAGGGTGACATACGGTTACCTGAAATATTTCCATGAGTTTTGGACCAGTGACAATTCCGATGCATTGAGCCGTATTTATATGCAATGGGGGACATCGCATATTTTTCCGGCAATCAATATGGCTTCCCATGTCAGTGCATCGCCAAACCATCAAACAGGAAGGGAATTGCCGTTGAAATTCAGGTTTGATGTAGCAATGACAGGAAGGCTGGGCCTGGAAATGCAACCAAAGGATCTTTCCCTTGAAGAATGGCAATTTTCAGAAAATGCGATAAGATCATATAAATCGATCAGGGATATTGTTCAATTTGGGGATTTGTACCGGTTAATATCTCCTTATGAGAATAACGGTATCGCTTCATTAATGTATGTTTCCCCCGGAAAAGAAAGGGCCGTATTTTTTGCTTTCAACCTTGAAGAGAACCTGAAATATGTAAACCCACCAACCCGCTTAAGAGGACTGGATCCAGATAAAAAATACAGGATTACAGAGATAAATAAAGCTTCGAAACAAAATTTAAGATATGAAAGACAATTGTTTACAGGCAAATTTTTAATGGATATTGGATTAAGGGTAAACATGAGGAAGGCATATCAAAGTATGGTAGTTAAAATAACTGAAATAGACTAA
- a CDS encoding TonB-dependent receptor, giving the protein MKKNHYGLISGVCKIRKSKFLKRMRIVVLLILITVTQTFAVDGYGQSKRLSINLENETIINILENIEDQSEFYFMFDASRINVNQRKSVDCENQPISNILDQLFENTGITYSINDRQVLLSTTKKSDTEQPKAISGKVTDSSGASLPGVTVVVKGTTQGTVTNADGEYLLANVLENTILQFSFVGMKTQEIPVAGKTNINVTMDEETIGIDEVVAIGYGTKAKETLTGAISIVDNEMLENRPATQTTDLLQGISSGIQITRANTGNIRNSTNEITIRGVTSRSAPGVLVVVDGVAQSSTDARALDNINPDDIENISVLKDGQAAIYGARAAGGVILITTKKGKSDKPTIKFSSSYTIQSPALIREPCNILQLVEMHNEGYVNDGQATNTYTPVANYIAANNITFEEVKKNNGEHIVTAPFGIAYALGHYDWYDIMFDPSPMYNSNISISGKTDKLDYYESVNYFKQKGMLAYGKNYNKRFLITLKNDYSVTNFLKVISNFKVGNQKVVEPFNYSSTTSSTASSTTSFYSLNKGVQGALFFNFPTNLPYTSGGHYYNMGGLHNPIGYAKDSGNTTDLFYIINGNIGVEITPIENLLFYAGVASNYNIKETDWANIGFAMYDYYDNYNIMSTNVNQAGVEYYRDRYTTATAYLKYSYEKFENHKINIMVGYSHEENDYRSFSAYRKYGLISAELPTMSMGDSDYQYNSERKTDYALKSGFSRFEYAYKNRYLFEAIFRYDGSSKFADGYKWKPFWGFSGGWVVTDESFMENTKKIIDFMKIRGSWGQLGNQSSIGLYDYQSLISLSGSYPMGSYTSPTQVQSAYLGDMASTTRTWETIESINFGLDLTALNSRITSSFDFFIKDNKNMFYTEEYPSVLGTTPPTVNGAHVRTKGWELEFGWRDKINQLNYFIKINLSDNNTKIVKLSDSAIPSLGLNTFVEGNPLNSYYGYSYDGLIQTESELVEYMANFTSGIPNNLKVGDARFKDLDGDGKLEALAYDLDENGSPSSTSGDLVRVGDANQHYFYGINLGANWHNFDCSAFFQGVLNWDVVSTVRPCNQYYQPIEEYFYHQTWSEERTDAFYPRLSQNNAVKNYNYQYSDAQYKLYNNRYIRLKNIQLGYTLSKRITDKINVDKIRVYISGTDIWESSNLPGNQDPETPFTLSVTPFPRQYSFGIDLTF; this is encoded by the coding sequence TATTAATTTTAATAACAGTAACCCAAACTTTTGCTGTCGACGGCTATGGGCAAAGTAAACGCTTAAGTATTAATTTAGAAAATGAAACAATCATTAACATCTTGGAGAACATAGAAGACCAATCTGAATTCTATTTTATGTTCGATGCTTCAAGAATCAATGTCAATCAACGGAAAAGTGTCGATTGTGAAAATCAACCTATAAGCAATATCCTTGATCAACTTTTCGAAAATACGGGGATAACCTACAGTATTAATGATCGCCAGGTATTGCTCTCAACAACTAAAAAATCTGACACTGAACAGCCAAAAGCCATTTCGGGGAAAGTAACCGACTCTTCCGGCGCATCTCTTCCCGGCGTAACCGTAGTAGTAAAAGGTACAACTCAGGGGACAGTAACTAACGCAGATGGTGAATACTTGCTGGCCAATGTGCTAGAAAATACAATACTGCAATTTTCATTTGTGGGGATGAAAACACAGGAAATACCTGTCGCTGGCAAAACCAACATTAATGTTACTATGGATGAAGAGACAATTGGTATTGACGAAGTGGTTGCGATTGGGTATGGGACAAAAGCAAAAGAAACATTAACTGGTGCAATTTCTATTGTTGATAATGAAATGTTAGAAAACAGACCTGCAACTCAAACCACAGACTTACTTCAAGGCATTAGTAGTGGGATACAAATAACAAGAGCAAATACAGGAAATATCAGAAATTCAACAAATGAAATAACTATTCGTGGTGTAACATCCCGTAGCGCACCAGGAGTATTAGTTGTTGTAGACGGCGTTGCCCAGTCAAGTACAGATGCGCGTGCATTGGATAATATAAATCCGGATGATATTGAAAATATAAGTGTATTAAAAGACGGGCAGGCTGCAATTTACGGGGCACGGGCTGCAGGCGGTGTTATTCTTATTACAACTAAAAAGGGAAAATCGGATAAACCTACAATTAAATTTTCATCATCTTATACGATTCAATCTCCTGCCCTTATAAGAGAACCCTGTAATATATTGCAACTGGTTGAAATGCACAACGAAGGATATGTGAATGATGGACAGGCGACTAATACATATACTCCAGTAGCAAACTACATTGCAGCAAATAATATCACGTTTGAAGAAGTAAAGAAAAATAATGGAGAACACATAGTAACCGCACCTTTTGGTATTGCATATGCACTTGGTCATTACGATTGGTATGATATCATGTTTGATCCATCTCCTATGTATAATTCCAATATTTCAATCTCGGGAAAGACTGACAAATTGGATTATTATGAATCTGTTAATTATTTTAAACAAAAAGGAATGTTGGCTTATGGTAAGAATTATAATAAAAGATTTTTGATCACCCTGAAAAATGATTATTCTGTTACTAACTTTTTAAAAGTTATATCAAATTTTAAAGTTGGAAATCAAAAAGTAGTTGAACCTTTTAATTATTCTTCAACTACTTCAAGTACAGCAAGTAGTACTACCTCTTTTTATAGTTTAAATAAAGGAGTACAAGGTGCATTGTTTTTTAATTTTCCTACAAATTTACCATATACCTCGGGAGGTCATTATTACAATATGGGGGGCTTACATAATCCTATTGGTTATGCTAAAGATTCAGGAAATACGACCGATCTCTTCTACATTATAAATGGAAATATAGGGGTGGAAATAACACCAATTGAAAATTTATTGTTTTATGCTGGAGTTGCATCAAATTATAATATTAAAGAAACAGATTGGGCAAACATTGGTTTTGCAATGTATGACTATTATGACAATTATAATATAATGTCCACTAATGTGAATCAAGCAGGAGTCGAATATTACAGAGATCGCTATACAACAGCTACTGCCTATTTAAAATATAGCTATGAAAAATTTGAAAATCACAAGATTAATATTATGGTTGGCTATTCACACGAAGAAAATGATTATAGAAGTTTTTCAGCTTATCGTAAATATGGATTAATTTCTGCTGAATTACCCACAATGAGTATGGGAGATTCTGATTATCAGTACAATTCAGAAAGAAAAACTGATTATGCATTAAAATCTGGATTTTCAAGATTTGAATATGCATACAAAAACCGATATCTGTTCGAAGCAATCTTCAGGTATGATGGATCTTCAAAATTTGCTGACGGTTATAAATGGAAACCATTTTGGGGATTTTCTGGTGGTTGGGTTGTCACAGACGAAAGTTTCATGGAAAATACAAAAAAGATTATTGATTTTATGAAGATTCGAGGTTCTTGGGGACAATTGGGGAATCAATCTAGTATCGGCTTATACGATTATCAATCTCTAATCTCCTTGAGCGGGAGCTATCCTATGGGAAGCTATACATCTCCTACTCAGGTTCAATCTGCTTACTTAGGGGATATGGCAAGTACAACCAGAACTTGGGAAACAATTGAATCAATCAATTTTGGATTAGATTTAACAGCTCTTAACTCAAGAATAACAAGTTCCTTTGATTTCTTTATAAAGGACAATAAAAATATGTTCTATACTGAAGAATATCCTTCTGTATTAGGGACAACTCCTCCCACCGTTAACGGTGCGCATGTCCGAACAAAAGGATGGGAATTGGAATTTGGTTGGAGAGATAAAATAAACCAATTGAACTATTTTATTAAAATCAATTTGAGTGACAACAATACGAAGATTGTTAAACTTTCTGATTCCGCTATTCCTTCTCTTGGACTAAATACTTTTGTTGAAGGAAATCCTCTTAATTCATATTATGGATATAGTTATGACGGATTGATACAAACTGAATCAGAACTGGTCGAATATATGGCAAATTTTACAAGTGGAATTCCCAATAATTTAAAGGTTGGAGATGCCCGTTTCAAAGACTTAGATGGAGATGGTAAACTTGAAGCTTTAGCCTATGATCTTGATGAAAATGGAAGCCCATCTTCCACTTCTGGAGATCTGGTTCGCGTTGGAGATGCAAATCAACATTATTTTTATGGAATAAATTTGGGAGCTAATTGGCACAATTTTGATTGTAGTGCTTTCTTTCAGGGAGTATTAAATTGGGATGTTGTTTCAACAGTGCGTCCTTGTAATCAATATTATCAACCCATTGAAGAATATTTTTACCATCAAACTTGGTCAGAGGAAAGGACAGATGCTTTTTATCCAAGATTGTCTCAAAACAATGCTGTGAAAAATTATAATTATCAATATTCTGACGCTCAATATAAGCTATATAATAATAGATATATCAGACTTAAGAATATTCAGCTAGGATATACACTATCCAAAAGAATTACTGACAAAATAAACGTGGATAAAATTCGTGTTTATATTAGTGGAACTGATATTTGGGAATCCAGCAATCTGCCTGGAAACCAGGATCCTGAAACACCATTTACATTAAGCGTTACTCCTTTTCCCCGTCAGTATTCATTTGGGATTGATTTAACATTTTAA
- a CDS encoding RagB/SusD family nutrient uptake outer membrane protein, translated as MIRILDKIKSYSLSSINMKFLKNLKMRSRCEINLFYKIFFFVSFLLFYSCEKGLDLSSQTSYSESTFFTTVDQFELFANQFYYYLPVVGRNNDRDIYSDIVAARTTNTISNGSYYATEESDTWDDAYTYIRNTTYLIQKGDEVNADLKEEAQIYIGEAKFFRAFSYFNLFRDFGGVPIIDKVLDLDDDELFGARNSREEVVNFILNDLEEAIDVLPVESAIAEGDKGRVSKGAALALKARISLFEGTWRKFRENDGYEELLDEAIDASNQIIESGEYELFDRRDVLGDESYKYFFILDKVQSNTAGLTKVDQSEYILRNRYDESIRKQSTVSTNSLPNPTKKFADMFLCTDGLPIDKSTLYQGKLTVTSEFENRDLRMENIFVKHGDQLWESQPAENCRDWTDPAIGGWTASLTFGTYTLSGYMENKFNPEILSPSMDYPVIRYAEVLLINAEALYERNGFITDAQLDLTINMLRERAGVANLSNNFASANNLDLQTEIRKERTIELFMEGQRYDDLRRWKTAEIEMPQSLLGVLWKGTQFETDPEWEDVFYSLDNDGYIIIEDASERTFEEKHYLMPLPTRQILLNSQLEQNAGWE; from the coding sequence ATGATACGAATATTAGACAAAATAAAATCATACTCACTTAGTAGTATTAATATGAAATTTTTGAAGAACTTAAAGATGAGATCTCGTTGTGAAATAAATCTATTTTATAAAATATTTTTTTTCGTCTCATTTTTACTTTTTTATTCTTGTGAAAAAGGTTTGGACTTATCTTCACAAACTAGTTATTCAGAATCAACATTTTTTACAACGGTAGATCAATTTGAACTATTTGCCAACCAATTCTATTATTATTTGCCTGTGGTTGGCAGAAACAACGATCGTGATATATATTCAGATATTGTCGCAGCAAGAACTACGAATACAATTAGTAATGGAAGTTACTATGCAACAGAAGAGAGTGATACATGGGATGATGCATATACATATATTCGTAATACAACTTATCTCATCCAAAAAGGCGATGAGGTTAATGCTGACCTAAAAGAAGAAGCTCAAATATATATTGGGGAAGCAAAATTTTTCAGGGCGTTTTCCTATTTTAATTTATTCCGTGATTTTGGAGGAGTTCCAATTATTGATAAAGTCTTGGATTTAGATGATGATGAATTGTTTGGAGCGCGTAACAGTCGTGAAGAAGTGGTCAATTTTATATTGAATGATTTGGAGGAGGCAATTGATGTCTTGCCAGTTGAGTCAGCTATAGCAGAGGGTGACAAGGGACGTGTAAGTAAAGGAGCGGCTCTTGCATTGAAAGCCCGGATTTCACTTTTTGAGGGAACATGGAGAAAATTTAGGGAAAACGATGGATATGAAGAATTGCTTGATGAAGCAATTGATGCATCTAATCAAATAATAGAAAGTGGAGAATATGAGCTTTTCGACAGACGGGATGTTTTAGGAGATGAAAGTTATAAATACTTTTTTATATTGGATAAAGTGCAATCAAATACAGCCGGACTAACCAAAGTTGATCAATCTGAATACATTTTAAGAAATAGGTATGATGAATCTATTAGGAAACAATCGACTGTTTCTACTAATAGCCTACCAAATCCTACTAAAAAGTTTGCCGATATGTTTTTATGTACAGATGGATTACCGATTGATAAGTCTACCTTATATCAGGGAAAATTAACGGTTACCAGTGAATTTGAAAATAGAGATTTGCGTATGGAAAATATTTTTGTCAAGCATGGTGATCAACTTTGGGAATCCCAGCCTGCCGAGAATTGTAGAGATTGGACTGATCCGGCCATTGGGGGATGGACTGCATCTCTTACATTTGGTACATATACTTTATCAGGTTATATGGAAAATAAATTTAATCCTGAAATTCTTAGTCCATCTATGGATTATCCGGTTATTCGATATGCAGAAGTATTATTGATTAATGCTGAAGCTTTATATGAAAGAAATGGTTTTATTACTGATGCCCAACTGGATTTAACAATTAACATGCTTAGGGAAAGGGCTGGTGTTGCTAATCTTAGTAATAATTTTGCTTCAGCAAATAACCTTGACTTGCAGACAGAAATTCGCAAAGAACGTACAATAGAACTTTTTATGGAAGGTCAGCGCTACGATGATTTAAGAAGGTGGAAAACTGCTGAAATAGAAATGCCACAATCTTTGTTAGGAGTTTTATGGAAGGGGACACAATTTGAAACAGACCCGGAATGGGAAGATGTGTTTTATTCTTTGGATAACGATGGATACATTATTATAGAAGATGCAAGTGAAAGAACATTCGAGGAAAAACATTATTTAATGCCTTTGCCAACACGGCAAATATTGTTAAATTCCCAGTTGGAACAAAATGCAGGATGGGAATAA
- a CDS encoding GH116 family glycosyl-hydrolase — MKKNVYIFLLIFFPSIGNSFSSDWPVLKKYDQEHICKIALPIGGIGTGTISFGGRGNFQDMEVMNRPAKGYNPGGNLFFTLFTNADGKKDLRLLEGPIPFYQYEGSHGAVALNHGLPRFEEATFESAYPFGQASLYSPHVPLEVKVKSFNPLIPGNIDDSSIPMAVIDIELTNTSGKEVQFSVCGNMQNFIGEDGSEGEALKNRNSYLSKDGLNGILFTTEGVGRESEQWGEMSLVCVSPGKISYRTSWLPKRWGTSLLDFWDDLSADGKLDNRIDENNDKPMSSLAVGNVIPAGATKTVRFLLTWYFPNRKAWSSVTLKNYYTTKYSGAWDVAAQTLPGLETLENKTIEFVNAFCKSSLPEEVKEAALFNVSTLRTQTCFRLSDGNFFAWEGCGDNKGCCAGSCTHVWNYETATAFLFGGLAKTMREVEFGKATTDNGIMSFRVKLPYEKIPEFSKVAADGQMGCIMKLYREWQLSGDNEFLKVLYPKAKAALSYAWKKGSWDANQDGVMEGVQHNTMDVEYYGPNPQMTIWYLGALRAMEEMATYMKDKETAGKCKKLFKNGSKWTDENLFNGEYYIHKIEIPKKEDIPAEQLIGMGSKDYGNPDFQLGEGCLVDQLVGQYMAHVCGLGYLVNKNHVAKTLQSIMKYNYQPDLSNHFNCFRSFALGNESALLMASYPKTRPENPFPYFTEVMTGFEYTAAVGMLYEGQTGNGLKCIRNIRERYDGKKRSPFNEAECGHHYGRAMASWSAPLALSGFHYSGVDKTITFTSKSGTYFWSNGYAWGTSKVEGNRLTLNILYGEVELSGLTLSGLGSVKLKNILMSTESNKSMTFEIK; from the coding sequence ATGAAAAAAAACGTTTATATATTTTTATTGATATTTTTTCCCTCTATAGGGAATAGCTTTTCATCAGATTGGCCAGTATTAAAAAAATACGATCAGGAACACATTTGTAAAATAGCATTACCCATCGGAGGTATTGGTACCGGAACCATATCTTTTGGGGGCAGGGGCAATTTTCAGGATATGGAGGTTATGAACCGCCCGGCTAAAGGATATAATCCCGGGGGAAATCTTTTTTTTACATTATTTACCAATGCCGACGGTAAAAAGGATTTGCGTTTGTTAGAAGGGCCAATCCCTTTTTATCAATACGAGGGGAGCCACGGTGCTGTGGCCCTTAATCATGGGTTGCCGCGTTTTGAAGAAGCTACATTCGAATCAGCCTATCCATTTGGGCAGGCCAGCCTTTATTCACCACATGTCCCCCTTGAAGTAAAAGTAAAATCGTTCAACCCGCTTATCCCGGGTAATATTGATGATAGCAGTATCCCTATGGCTGTTATTGATATTGAACTGACAAATACTTCCGGGAAAGAAGTCCAATTCAGTGTTTGTGGGAATATGCAGAATTTTATTGGTGAAGATGGAAGTGAAGGGGAAGCATTAAAAAATAGAAACTCATATCTTTCCAAAGATGGGCTAAATGGCATTTTATTCACTACCGAAGGTGTTGGACGGGAATCAGAGCAATGGGGCGAGATGTCCCTTGTGTGTGTAAGTCCGGGTAAAATATCTTATCGAACCTCATGGCTCCCAAAACGTTGGGGGACATCATTACTTGACTTTTGGGACGACTTATCTGCCGATGGGAAACTTGATAACAGAATAGATGAAAATAATGATAAACCCATGTCATCCCTTGCAGTGGGAAATGTGATACCAGCCGGAGCTACCAAAACTGTAAGGTTTCTGTTAACCTGGTATTTCCCAAACAGGAAAGCCTGGTCTTCTGTAACCCTGAAGAACTATTACACTACAAAATACAGCGGGGCATGGGATGTTGCAGCCCAAACATTGCCTGGCTTGGAAACGCTGGAGAATAAAACCATTGAATTTGTTAATGCGTTTTGTAAAAGCAGCCTTCCTGAAGAAGTAAAAGAAGCGGCGTTGTTCAACGTAAGCACATTGCGTACCCAAACCTGCTTCAGGCTTTCGGATGGCAATTTTTTCGCATGGGAAGGTTGTGGCGACAATAAAGGCTGTTGTGCCGGCAGTTGCACCCATGTATGGAACTATGAAACAGCTACTGCTTTCCTTTTTGGAGGCTTAGCCAAAACCATGCGGGAAGTCGAATTTGGCAAAGCAACTACCGATAACGGAATTATGAGTTTCAGGGTGAAATTGCCTTACGAAAAAATCCCTGAATTTTCAAAAGTGGCAGCCGACGGGCAAATGGGTTGTATTATGAAACTCTACAGGGAGTGGCAACTGTCGGGAGACAATGAGTTTTTAAAGGTACTCTATCCAAAGGCAAAAGCAGCATTAAGCTATGCGTGGAAAAAAGGGAGTTGGGATGCTAATCAGGATGGAGTAATGGAAGGTGTCCAGCACAATACAATGGATGTGGAATATTATGGTCCCAACCCGCAAATGACCATCTGGTACCTTGGTGCATTACGTGCTATGGAAGAAATGGCAACGTATATGAAAGACAAAGAGACTGCCGGAAAATGCAAAAAATTGTTTAAAAATGGCAGTAAATGGACCGATGAAAACCTTTTCAACGGTGAATATTATATCCATAAAATTGAAATACCTAAGAAAGAAGATATTCCTGCAGAACAACTAATAGGAATGGGATCAAAAGATTATGGCAACCCGGATTTCCAGCTTGGCGAAGGATGCCTGGTTGACCAACTCGTTGGCCAGTACATGGCTCATGTCTGCGGTTTGGGCTACTTAGTTAACAAAAACCATGTCGCTAAAACACTGCAAAGTATAATGAAATACAATTACCAGCCCGATCTTTCAAACCATTTTAACTGTTTTAGGAGTTTTGCCTTAGGCAATGAATCGGCTTTACTTATGGCTTCGTACCCGAAAACAAGGCCGGAAAATCCGTTCCCTTATTTTACTGAAGTAATGACCGGATTTGAATATACTGCTGCTGTAGGGATGTTATATGAAGGGCAAACAGGAAACGGATTAAAATGCATCCGGAATATACGTGAAAGGTACGATGGAAAAAAACGGAGCCCATTCAACGAAGCTGAATGCGGGCATCATTATGGCCGTGCCATGGCCAGTTGGTCTGCCCCGCTTGCTCTTTCAGGGTTTCATTATTCAGGTGTTGATAAGACTATAACTTTTACATCAAAATCAGGAACCTATTTTTGGAGCAATGGTTATGCATGGGGGACAAGCAAAGTTGAAGGGAATAGATTGACTCTGAATATATTGTACGGAGAAGTTGAATTGTCCGGCCTTACCTTGTCAGGTTTAGGTTCTGTGAAGTTGAAAAATATATTGATGAGTACAGAAAGTAATAAAAGCATGACTTTTGAAATTAAATAG